From the Candidatus Peribacteria bacterium genome, one window contains:
- a CDS encoding response regulator — MTKPLLIADDSPGKIVLLQHLLNKVHWNGPLLVAETGEEAMELMDEHPDIGFGLIDYYIPSKNGPAIIHRLKEMNPAARIALVSSSDAKKNFDEAIAAGADTCICTTYASDTVEKTILELLEEWQLY; from the coding sequence ATGACTAAACCGCTTCTCATTGCCGACGACAGTCCGGGAAAGATTGTCCTGCTGCAGCATCTTTTGAACAAGGTGCACTGGAACGGGCCGCTTCTTGTTGCAGAGACAGGCGAAGAGGCGATGGAACTGATGGACGAACATCCGGACATTGGATTCGGACTGATTGACTACTACATTCCAAGCAAAAACGGCCCGGCTATTATTCATCGTCTGAAAGAAATGAATCCGGCGGCGCGCATTGCACTGGTGAGTTCGAGTGATGCGAAGAAAAACTTTGATGAAGCCATCGCCGCGGGCGCGGACACGTGCATCTGCACCACCTATGCATCGGACACTGTGGAGAAAACGATTCTGGAATTACTGGAGGAATGGCAGCTGTACTAA
- a CDS encoding glycosyltransferase family 4 protein: MKILFTRFPLESAIKGGAELQTVSLMKGLIERGHEVAFTGSCPALLSLCREMGIPTVEWYIGPPPVTKWHAISFFWRKRHMRQSLKKLMGAFFTDSAGFDVVVMLSLTGKLLLTDIVTDLGARAIWIEHDRVGNWLRKNPWLPTLIRQSRKATTIVVSELSHRIYRKLGWHEDDLLVIPNGVDVTRLAGALSKEKPVNGDLRIGCVARLSPEKGVDLLVEAVASLAGVHLEIVGEGREAEKLKMLTRMSNTADMVTFTPFVEQVTDVYRRIDVLVLPSRDHDPFGLAAAEAMMLGIPVIVTDQCGIASYLTNGTDAIVIPADSGSALREAIEQMQKQTLRDAIGAAGQKTAEREFSLKRMIDAYESALS; the protein is encoded by the coding sequence ATGAAAATTCTGTTCACCCGTTTCCCATTGGAGAGCGCCATCAAAGGCGGCGCGGAATTGCAGACTGTCAGTTTGATGAAAGGACTGATCGAGCGTGGACACGAGGTGGCTTTTACGGGCAGCTGTCCGGCTCTCCTCAGTCTTTGCAGAGAGATGGGCATTCCGACCGTCGAGTGGTACATCGGGCCGCCTCCGGTCACGAAATGGCATGCCATCAGTTTTTTCTGGAGAAAGCGGCATATGCGCCAGTCACTTAAAAAGTTGATGGGAGCATTTTTTACAGACAGCGCGGGTTTTGACGTGGTGGTGATGCTCAGCCTGACTGGAAAGTTACTGCTCACCGATATTGTCACGGACCTCGGAGCACGGGCTATATGGATTGAACACGACAGAGTGGGAAACTGGCTCCGAAAAAACCCCTGGCTCCCGACTCTCATCCGTCAGAGCCGGAAGGCAACAACCATTGTTGTCTCGGAACTCAGTCACAGAATCTACCGGAAGCTCGGCTGGCATGAAGATGATCTCCTTGTCATTCCGAACGGCGTTGATGTCACGCGCCTTGCCGGCGCCCTATCCAAAGAAAAGCCGGTTAACGGTGATCTGCGGATCGGATGTGTTGCACGCCTGTCGCCAGAGAAGGGCGTCGACCTTCTCGTTGAAGCAGTTGCCAGTCTGGCAGGTGTACATCTGGAGATTGTGGGGGAGGGCCGCGAGGCGGAGAAGTTAAAAATGCTCACTCGCATGTCGAATACCGCGGATATGGTTACGTTTACGCCGTTTGTAGAACAGGTCACCGATGTCTACCGGCGCATAGATGTCCTCGTCCTTCCGTCGCGCGATCACGATCCATTCGGCCTTGCCGCTGCAGAAGCAATGATGCTGGGCATTCCGGTGATTGTGACCGATCAGTGTGGTATCGCGAGCTATCTGACAAATGGGACAGACGCGATTGTCATCCCGGCAGATTCAGGATCAGCCCTGAGAGAAGCCATTGAACAGATGCAGAAGCAGACGTTGAGAGATGCAATCGGGGCAGCGGGGCAGAAAACAGCGGAGCGCGAGTTTTCTCTGAAGCGCATGATTGATGCCTATGAAAGCGCGCTTTCATAG